The Impatiens glandulifera chromosome 3, dImpGla2.1, whole genome shotgun sequence genome contains a region encoding:
- the LOC124932250 gene encoding topless-related protein 3-like isoform X1 — protein MTSLSRELVFLILQFLEEEKFKESVHKLEQESGFFFNMKYFEEKIQAGEWDEVEKYLSGFTKADDNRYSMKIFFEIRKQKYLEALDKQDKAKAVDILVTDLKVFSTFNEELYKEITQLITLTNFRENEQLSKYGDTKTARSIMLIELKKLIEANPLFREKLVLPSLKSSRLRTLINQSLNWQHQLCKNPRSNPDIKTLFNDHTCTPPNGALTSAPVTIPAAGVAKPPIYSPLGTPFQPAAATGSANALAGWMANASSSSSVQAAVVTASSLPVPQNQVSILKRPITPPTTLGMNDYKSADHEQLMKRLRPVQSVEEVTYPAPRQHTGWTLDDLPRTVACALHQGSSSVASMDFHPSHQTWLLVGSTNGEITLWEIGIREKLVSKPFKRWDMSTCSLAFQASMAKDTSISVTRVTWSPDGNFLGAAFTKHLIHLYAYNGHNDFRQHLEIEAHVGQVNDLAFAHPNKQLCVVTCGDDKLIKVWDLSGRKLFNFEGHEAPVYSVCPHQKENIQFIFSTAVDGKIKAWLYDNMGSRVDYDAPGHWCTTMLYSADGSRLFSCGTSKEGDSFLVEWNESEGAIKRTYSGFKKKSAGVVQFDTTQNHFLAVGEDNQIKFWDMDNANVLTSINADGGLQSLPRLRFNKEGNLLAVTTSDNGIKILATAAGLRSLRTVEASPFEALRTPIEPTMLKVSGSSVVTNINPVNCKVERSSPVRPSSVLNGVDAMGRSMEKPRILDDVIDKPKSWQLTEIVDPVQCRIVTMPESADTAKKVARLLYTNSGVGLLALVSSGVQKLWRWGRSEQNPSGKATANVVPQHWQPNSGLFMTNDVSGVNIDEAVPCIALSKNDSYVMSACGGKVSLFNMMTFKTMTTFMPPPPASTFLAFHPQDNNIIAIGMEDSTIHIYNVRVDEVKSKLKGHHKRITGLAFSTHLNILVSSGGDAQLCIWSIDTWEKRKIVPLQLPAGKPPTSGDTRVQFHSDQIRLLVSHESQLAIYDASKMDRIRQWVSQDVLPAPISYATYSCNSQLVYTSFCDGNIGVFEADSLRLRCRIAPSVYLSSSVLNGSQAVYPLAVAAHPQELNQFAIGLCDGSVKVLEPLEGEAKWGVAPPTAADNNSLSGRPGSSSNTSNHTPDQAQR, from the exons GCTTGAGCAAGAGTCTGGCTTCTTCTTCAATATGAAATATTTCGAGGAGAAGATACAAGCTGGTGAATGGGACGAAGTGGAGAAGTATCTTTCGGGATTTACAAAAGCTGATGACAATAGATACTCCATGAAGATATTCTTTGAAATTAGAAAGCAGAAGTATCTAGAAGCACTCGATAA GCAAGACAAAGCAAAGGCTGTTGATATACTGGTGACCGATTTGAAAGTATTCTCTACATTTAACGAAGAATTATATAAGGAAATTACTCAGCTCATAACACTCACCAATTTCAG GGAAAACGAGCAGTTATCCAAGTATGGTGACACCAAGACAGCTCGTAGCATTATGTTGATAGAGCTTAAGAAACTAATTGAAGCGAATCCTCTTTTCCGCGAGAAGCTCGTGCTTCCTAGTCTAAAATCTTCAAGACTGCGAACTTTAATCAATCAAAG TTTGAATTGGCAACATCAACTCTGTAAGAATCCAAGGTCCAACCCAGATATAAAGACCTTATTCAATGATCATACTTGCACACCTCCAAATGGAGCTCTTACATCTGCTCCTGTTACTATTCCAGCTGCTGGAGTTGCAAAACCTCCTATTTATTCACCATTGGGAACA CCATTTCAGCCAGCTGCAGCGACTGGTAGTGCTAATGCTTTAGCAGGTTGGATGGCAAATGCTTCTTCGTCATCATCTGTTCAAGCGGCTGTTGTTACAGCTTCTTCCTTACCTGTTCCACAAAACCAAG TCTCAATACTGAAACGTCCAATAACACCACCAACCACCCTAGGTATGAATGATTATAAGAGTGCTGATCATGAGCAGCTAATGAAACGACTGCGGCCTGTACAATCGGTTGAGGAG GTTACCTACCCAGCTCCTCGTCAACATACCGGTTGGACCCTGGATGATTTGCCAAGAACTGTAGCTTGTGCCTTGCATCAAGGATCATCTTCTGTTGCAAGCATGGATTTCCATCCTTCTCATCAAACATGGCTCCTTG TTGGTTCGACTAATGGAGAAATAACACTCTGGGAAATTGGCATACGAGAGAAACTAGTTTCGAAGCCATTCAAGAGATGGGATATGTCTACATGTTCTCTTGCATTTCAG gCTTCTATGGCCAAAGATACTTCTATATCTGTTACTCGTGTCACGTGGAGTCCAGATGGGAATTTTCTGG GGGCTGCCTTTacaaaacatttgattcatCTGTATGCTTATAATGGGCACAATGATTTCCGTCAGCATTTAGAG ATTGAAGCTCACGTGGGTCAAGTTAATGATCTGGCTTTTGCTCACCCAAACAAACAGCTCTGTGTTGTAACCTGTGGagatgataaattaataaag GTTTGGGACTTATCTGGCAGAAAGCTGTTTAACTTTGAAGGGCATGAAGCACCTGTATATTCTGTTTGCCCTCATCAAAAGGAGAATATTCAG TTCATATTTTCAACTGCTGTTGACGGGAAAATTAAGGCGTGGCTGTATGACAACATGGGATCTAGAGTTGACTATGATGCACCTGGGCATTGGTGTACAACTATGCTTTACAGTGCTGATGGAAGTAG GTTGTTCTCGTGTGGAACGAGTAAAGAAGGAGATTCCTTTCTGGTTGAATGGAATGAGAGTGAAGGAGCTATAAAGAGGACATATAGTGGTTTCAAGAAAAAATCAGCTGGTGTTGTGCAATTTGACACAACTCAAAATCACTTTTTGGCTGTGGGTGAAGATAACCAGATCAAGTTCTGGGACATGGATAATGCTAACGTTCTCACCAGCATAAATGCGGATGGTGGGCTTCAG AGCCTTCCTCGCTTGAGGTTCAACAAAGAAGGTAATCTCCTTGCTGTAACTACATCAGATAATGGGATTAAGATACTTGCAACTGCTGCTGGTCTTAGATCTTTAAGGACAGTTGAAGCATCACCTTTTGAAGCCTTGAGAACACCAATTGAGCCTACCATGTTAAAG GTTTCTGGGTCTTCTGTTGTTACTAACATCAATCCAGTAAATTGCAAAGTGGAAAGAAGCTCTCCAGTTAGGCCTTCATCTGTTCTT AATGGAGTTGATGCTATGGGTAGAAGCATGGAAAAACCAAGAATATTGGATGATGTAATTGATAAACCAAAGTCTTGGCAGTTGACTGAAATTGTAGATCCAGTGCAATGCCGGATTGTTACTATGCCAGAGAGCGCAGATACGGCCAAGAAG GTTGCTCGGCTTCTGTATACAAATTCTGGAGTGGGCCTTTTGGCACTTGTATCTTCTGGTGTTCAGAAATTATGGAGATGGGGCCGCAGTGAACAAAATCCAAGTGGAAAG GCCACTGCGAATGTTGTTCCACAACATTGGCAACCGAATAGTGGTCTCTTTATGACAAATGATGTCTCTGGCGTCAATATTGATGAAGCAGTTCCATGCATAGCACTGTCAAAGAATGATTCCTATGTAATGTCAGCCTGTGGAGGGAAAGTTTCATTATTTAACATGATGACCTTCAAG ACAATGACCACATTTATGCCGCCTCCACCTGCTTCAACTTTCCTAGCATTTCATCCGCAAGATAATAACATTATAGCCATAGGAATGGAGGATTCCACCATCCACATTTACAATGTTCGGGTAGATGAG GTGAAGTCAAAACTAAAAGGTCATCATAAGCGGATAACTGGGTTAGCTTTTTCAACCCATCTCAACATATTGGTTTCATCTGGAGGCGATGCTCAG CTATGCATTTGGAGCATTGATACATGGGAGAAAAGGAAAATTGTTCCATTGCAACTGCCTGCAGGCAAGCCTCCTACGAGTGGTGACACGAGAGTTCAGTTCCATTCGGATCAAATCCGTCTGTTAGTATCTCATGAATCTCAGCTGGCTATATACGACGCTTCAAAGATGGATCGCATTCGTCAG TGGGTATCACAAGATGTCCTCCCTGCTCCCATATCTTATGCTACATATTCTTGCAACAGTCAATTAGTGTACACTTCATTCTGTGATGGTAACATCGGAGTTTTCGAGGCAGATAGCCTTAGACTACGTTGTCGTATAGCTCCTTCTGTCTATTTGTCCTCATCAGTATTGAACGG TAGTCAAGCTGTGTACCCTCTTGCTGTGGCAGCGCATCCTCAGGAACTGAATCAGTTTGCAATCGGGCTGTGTGATGGGTCGGTTAAAGTTCTAGAACCGTTGGAAGGGGAGGCAAAGTGGGGAGTGGCTCCTCCAACTGCTGCTGATAACAACAGTCTAAGTGGTCGGCCTGGATCATCGTCAAACACAAGCAACCACACACCCGATCAAGCTCAAAGATGA
- the LOC124932250 gene encoding topless-related protein 3-like isoform X2, giving the protein MTSLSRELVFLILQFLEEEKFKESVHKLEQESGFFFNMKYFEEKIQAGEWDEVEKYLSGFTKADDNRYSMKIFFEIRKQKYLEALDKQDKAKAVDILVTDLKVFSTFNEELYKEITQLITLTNFRENEQLSKYGDTKTARSIMLIELKKLIEANPLFREKLVLPSLKSSRLRTLINQSLNWQHQLCKNPRSNPDIKTLFNDHTCTPPNGALTSAPVTIPAAGVAKPPIYSPLGTPFQPAAATGSANALAGWMANASSSSSVQAAVVTASSLPVPQNQGMNDYKSADHEQLMKRLRPVQSVEEVTYPAPRQHTGWTLDDLPRTVACALHQGSSSVASMDFHPSHQTWLLVGSTNGEITLWEIGIREKLVSKPFKRWDMSTCSLAFQASMAKDTSISVTRVTWSPDGNFLGAAFTKHLIHLYAYNGHNDFRQHLEIEAHVGQVNDLAFAHPNKQLCVVTCGDDKLIKVWDLSGRKLFNFEGHEAPVYSVCPHQKENIQFIFSTAVDGKIKAWLYDNMGSRVDYDAPGHWCTTMLYSADGSRLFSCGTSKEGDSFLVEWNESEGAIKRTYSGFKKKSAGVVQFDTTQNHFLAVGEDNQIKFWDMDNANVLTSINADGGLQSLPRLRFNKEGNLLAVTTSDNGIKILATAAGLRSLRTVEASPFEALRTPIEPTMLKVSGSSVVTNINPVNCKVERSSPVRPSSVLNGVDAMGRSMEKPRILDDVIDKPKSWQLTEIVDPVQCRIVTMPESADTAKKVARLLYTNSGVGLLALVSSGVQKLWRWGRSEQNPSGKATANVVPQHWQPNSGLFMTNDVSGVNIDEAVPCIALSKNDSYVMSACGGKVSLFNMMTFKTMTTFMPPPPASTFLAFHPQDNNIIAIGMEDSTIHIYNVRVDEVKSKLKGHHKRITGLAFSTHLNILVSSGGDAQLCIWSIDTWEKRKIVPLQLPAGKPPTSGDTRVQFHSDQIRLLVSHESQLAIYDASKMDRIRQWVSQDVLPAPISYATYSCNSQLVYTSFCDGNIGVFEADSLRLRCRIAPSVYLSSSVLNGSQAVYPLAVAAHPQELNQFAIGLCDGSVKVLEPLEGEAKWGVAPPTAADNNSLSGRPGSSSNTSNHTPDQAQR; this is encoded by the exons GCTTGAGCAAGAGTCTGGCTTCTTCTTCAATATGAAATATTTCGAGGAGAAGATACAAGCTGGTGAATGGGACGAAGTGGAGAAGTATCTTTCGGGATTTACAAAAGCTGATGACAATAGATACTCCATGAAGATATTCTTTGAAATTAGAAAGCAGAAGTATCTAGAAGCACTCGATAA GCAAGACAAAGCAAAGGCTGTTGATATACTGGTGACCGATTTGAAAGTATTCTCTACATTTAACGAAGAATTATATAAGGAAATTACTCAGCTCATAACACTCACCAATTTCAG GGAAAACGAGCAGTTATCCAAGTATGGTGACACCAAGACAGCTCGTAGCATTATGTTGATAGAGCTTAAGAAACTAATTGAAGCGAATCCTCTTTTCCGCGAGAAGCTCGTGCTTCCTAGTCTAAAATCTTCAAGACTGCGAACTTTAATCAATCAAAG TTTGAATTGGCAACATCAACTCTGTAAGAATCCAAGGTCCAACCCAGATATAAAGACCTTATTCAATGATCATACTTGCACACCTCCAAATGGAGCTCTTACATCTGCTCCTGTTACTATTCCAGCTGCTGGAGTTGCAAAACCTCCTATTTATTCACCATTGGGAACA CCATTTCAGCCAGCTGCAGCGACTGGTAGTGCTAATGCTTTAGCAGGTTGGATGGCAAATGCTTCTTCGTCATCATCTGTTCAAGCGGCTGTTGTTACAGCTTCTTCCTTACCTGTTCCACAAAACCAAG GTATGAATGATTATAAGAGTGCTGATCATGAGCAGCTAATGAAACGACTGCGGCCTGTACAATCGGTTGAGGAG GTTACCTACCCAGCTCCTCGTCAACATACCGGTTGGACCCTGGATGATTTGCCAAGAACTGTAGCTTGTGCCTTGCATCAAGGATCATCTTCTGTTGCAAGCATGGATTTCCATCCTTCTCATCAAACATGGCTCCTTG TTGGTTCGACTAATGGAGAAATAACACTCTGGGAAATTGGCATACGAGAGAAACTAGTTTCGAAGCCATTCAAGAGATGGGATATGTCTACATGTTCTCTTGCATTTCAG gCTTCTATGGCCAAAGATACTTCTATATCTGTTACTCGTGTCACGTGGAGTCCAGATGGGAATTTTCTGG GGGCTGCCTTTacaaaacatttgattcatCTGTATGCTTATAATGGGCACAATGATTTCCGTCAGCATTTAGAG ATTGAAGCTCACGTGGGTCAAGTTAATGATCTGGCTTTTGCTCACCCAAACAAACAGCTCTGTGTTGTAACCTGTGGagatgataaattaataaag GTTTGGGACTTATCTGGCAGAAAGCTGTTTAACTTTGAAGGGCATGAAGCACCTGTATATTCTGTTTGCCCTCATCAAAAGGAGAATATTCAG TTCATATTTTCAACTGCTGTTGACGGGAAAATTAAGGCGTGGCTGTATGACAACATGGGATCTAGAGTTGACTATGATGCACCTGGGCATTGGTGTACAACTATGCTTTACAGTGCTGATGGAAGTAG GTTGTTCTCGTGTGGAACGAGTAAAGAAGGAGATTCCTTTCTGGTTGAATGGAATGAGAGTGAAGGAGCTATAAAGAGGACATATAGTGGTTTCAAGAAAAAATCAGCTGGTGTTGTGCAATTTGACACAACTCAAAATCACTTTTTGGCTGTGGGTGAAGATAACCAGATCAAGTTCTGGGACATGGATAATGCTAACGTTCTCACCAGCATAAATGCGGATGGTGGGCTTCAG AGCCTTCCTCGCTTGAGGTTCAACAAAGAAGGTAATCTCCTTGCTGTAACTACATCAGATAATGGGATTAAGATACTTGCAACTGCTGCTGGTCTTAGATCTTTAAGGACAGTTGAAGCATCACCTTTTGAAGCCTTGAGAACACCAATTGAGCCTACCATGTTAAAG GTTTCTGGGTCTTCTGTTGTTACTAACATCAATCCAGTAAATTGCAAAGTGGAAAGAAGCTCTCCAGTTAGGCCTTCATCTGTTCTT AATGGAGTTGATGCTATGGGTAGAAGCATGGAAAAACCAAGAATATTGGATGATGTAATTGATAAACCAAAGTCTTGGCAGTTGACTGAAATTGTAGATCCAGTGCAATGCCGGATTGTTACTATGCCAGAGAGCGCAGATACGGCCAAGAAG GTTGCTCGGCTTCTGTATACAAATTCTGGAGTGGGCCTTTTGGCACTTGTATCTTCTGGTGTTCAGAAATTATGGAGATGGGGCCGCAGTGAACAAAATCCAAGTGGAAAG GCCACTGCGAATGTTGTTCCACAACATTGGCAACCGAATAGTGGTCTCTTTATGACAAATGATGTCTCTGGCGTCAATATTGATGAAGCAGTTCCATGCATAGCACTGTCAAAGAATGATTCCTATGTAATGTCAGCCTGTGGAGGGAAAGTTTCATTATTTAACATGATGACCTTCAAG ACAATGACCACATTTATGCCGCCTCCACCTGCTTCAACTTTCCTAGCATTTCATCCGCAAGATAATAACATTATAGCCATAGGAATGGAGGATTCCACCATCCACATTTACAATGTTCGGGTAGATGAG GTGAAGTCAAAACTAAAAGGTCATCATAAGCGGATAACTGGGTTAGCTTTTTCAACCCATCTCAACATATTGGTTTCATCTGGAGGCGATGCTCAG CTATGCATTTGGAGCATTGATACATGGGAGAAAAGGAAAATTGTTCCATTGCAACTGCCTGCAGGCAAGCCTCCTACGAGTGGTGACACGAGAGTTCAGTTCCATTCGGATCAAATCCGTCTGTTAGTATCTCATGAATCTCAGCTGGCTATATACGACGCTTCAAAGATGGATCGCATTCGTCAG TGGGTATCACAAGATGTCCTCCCTGCTCCCATATCTTATGCTACATATTCTTGCAACAGTCAATTAGTGTACACTTCATTCTGTGATGGTAACATCGGAGTTTTCGAGGCAGATAGCCTTAGACTACGTTGTCGTATAGCTCCTTCTGTCTATTTGTCCTCATCAGTATTGAACGG TAGTCAAGCTGTGTACCCTCTTGCTGTGGCAGCGCATCCTCAGGAACTGAATCAGTTTGCAATCGGGCTGTGTGATGGGTCGGTTAAAGTTCTAGAACCGTTGGAAGGGGAGGCAAAGTGGGGAGTGGCTCCTCCAACTGCTGCTGATAACAACAGTCTAAGTGGTCGGCCTGGATCATCGTCAAACACAAGCAACCACACACCCGATCAAGCTCAAAGATGA
- the LOC124931197 gene encoding RNA pseudouridine synthase 1, which produces MQFTFARIPAAVPYPPRFRFCRMERIEAMGDQIPSNSQEILSEDALKNYPKPLSPPLPALSQPIELSRAMSASSRSSLFSFSRSDIIFEDQWLMAVNKPAGVYCENVLSSIATLFTNSTQSETGSSSLELHLANRLDRDTSGLMLVTKSHKVAAKLVKAFTEHKVRKTYIAHCVGIAPKWEKITIKSGHGRSKYGVWRVYAASDVGKKLPGGSVVKDMETTIEVLSINGKERSIESSEERVLVVEERSVVGSDTADNSEKDEVLVRARPRSGRTHQIRLHCQYLGISILGDVKYEGVYERKGKIYQGHELHAESISFEHPITGLSVMFRAPLPSWASDQTDTSMNCIPNT; this is translated from the exons ATGCAATTCACATTCGCTCGTATTCCCGCCGCCGTTCCGTATCCACCTCGCTTCAGATTCTGCAGAATGGAGAGAATTGAAGCCATGGGAGACCAAATCCCGTCCAATTCTCAAGAAATCCTTTCAGAAGATGCCCTCAAGAATTATCCCAAGCCTTTGTCCCCGCCGCTCCCGGCACTTTCCCAGCCGATCGAGCTTAGCAGAGCCATGTCAGCTTCTTCCAGATCTAGCTTGTTTTCATTCTCCAGAAGCGATATAATCTTCGAAGACCAATGGCTCATGGCCGTCAATAAACCTGCTGGTGTATATTGCGAGAATGTCCTTTCTTCCATCGCCACTCTCTTCACCAATTCCACTCAATCAG AGACTGGATCCAGCAGCTTAGAACTTCATCTTGCCAATAGACTTGATCGAGACACTAGTGGTTTAATGTTAGTCACCAAGTCTCATAAAGTAGCTGCAAAGCTTGTCAAGGCTTTTACTGAACACAAGGTTAGGAAAACATATATAGCTCATTGTGTTGGGATTGCTCCAAAATGGGAAAAAATTACTATTAAATCTGGCCATGGACGTTCTAAATATGGAGTATGGCGTGTTTATGCTGCATCAGATGTAGGCAAGAAACTTCCAGGTGGGTCAGTTGTAAAAGATATGGAAACAACTATTGAAGTGTTATCCATAAATGGAAAGGAAAGGTCAATTGAGTCTTCAGAAGAAAGGGTTTTAGTTGTAGAAGAAAGATCTGTAGTGGGATCAGATACTGCTGATAATAGTGAAAAGGATGAAGTTTTGGTTAGAGCGCGTCCTCGAAGTGGAAGAACACATCAAATTCGCCTGCATTGCCAATATCTTGGAATATCCATTTTAGGGGATGTGAAATATGAGGGGGTTTATGAAAGGAAGGGGAAAATATATCAAGGCCATGAACTTCATGCAGAAAGCATATCCTTTGAGCATCCCATTACCGGCCTTTCTGTCATGTTTCGTGCTCCATTACCTTCATGGGCAAGTGATCAGACAGACACTTCCATGAATTGTATACCAAATACTTGA